Proteins from a genomic interval of Alphaproteobacteria bacterium CG11_big_fil_rev_8_21_14_0_20_39_49:
- a CDS encoding DNA polymerase subunit beta — protein MTNFNDLQKRRDEILALSKEFGAENIRVFGSVARGEEKENSDVDILVSMQKNRSYFDLIAFQNSLEDLLHTKVDVLSDRGLYHSIKEQILNEAKPI, from the coding sequence ATGACAAATTTTAACGATTTACAAAAAAGACGAGATGAGATATTAGCCCTTTCAAAAGAATTTGGTGCGGAAAATATACGTGTTTTCGGCTCGGTCGCACGTGGTGAGGAAAAAGAAAACAGCGATGTTGATATTCTGGTATCCATGCAGAAAAACAGAAGTTACTTTGACTTAATAGCTTTCCAAAATAGTTTAGAGGATTTACTGCATACAAAAGTTGACGTATTATCGGATAGGGGGTTATATCACTCTATAAAGGAGCAGATATTAAATGAGGCAAAGCCAATATGA
- a CDS encoding DUF86 domain-containing protein: MNRDKVYIEHIIECIEKVEEMSLEGKGAFLDNYKVRDVILRNLQVMAESTQRISQDMKESNPNVKWSQISGFRNVLVHEYMGLDMELVWAVIENDIPILKKTIKNISKKL, from the coding sequence ATGAACAGGGATAAAGTTTATATTGAACATATAATCGAATGCATTGAAAAAGTTGAGGAGATGAGCCTTGAGGGAAAGGGGGCTTTTTTGGATAATTATAAAGTTAGAGACGTGATTCTTAGAAATTTGCAGGTTATGGCAGAGTCAACGCAAAGAATATCCCAAGATATGAAAGAGTCAAACCCTAACGTAAAATGGTCGCAAATTTCAGGATTTAGGAATGTCCTTGTTCATGAATATATGGGGCTGGATATGGAGCTTGTATGGGCGGTTATAGAAAATGATATACCGATTTTAAAAAAAACAATAAAGAATATAAGTAAGAAATTATGA